Proteins encoded together in one Pseudomonas sp. Seg1 window:
- a CDS encoding APC family permease produces the protein MSGQGKFKKQLSLIDLTFIGLGAIFGSGWLFAASHVSAIAGPAGIFSWLLGGFAVLLLGIVYCELGAALPRAGGVVRYPVYSHGPLLGYLMGFITLIAFSSLVAIEVVASRQYAAAWFPGLTKTGTGDPTLLGWLVQFGLLCLFFVLNYRSVKTFAKANNLVSIFKFIVPLLVIGVLFTFFKPENFHVQGFAPFGLSGVEMAVSAGGIIFAYLGLTPIISVASEVKNPQRTIPIALILSVLLSTLIYVLLQMAFLGGIPTEMLANGWAGVSKEFALPYRDIALALGVGWLAYLVVADAVISPSGCGNIYMNATPRVIYGWAQTGTFFKVFTHIDEKSGIPRPALWLTFALSVFWTLPFPSWEALINVVSAALVLSYAVAPVSVAALRRNAPDMPRPFRVKCMGVLGPVSFIIAALIVYWSGWSTVSWLLGLQILMFVVYLLCGRFVPTAHLNLARQVRSSAWLIAFYAVTIVLSKLGTFGGLGILAHPFDTLVVAACATGIYYWGAATGVPAHLLHLEDDDEESEVAAPASTVNARPAGAY, from the coding sequence ATGTCAGGCCAAGGCAAGTTCAAAAAACAGCTTTCACTGATCGATCTCACGTTTATCGGGCTCGGGGCGATCTTCGGCTCCGGCTGGTTGTTCGCGGCCAGTCACGTGTCCGCCATCGCCGGGCCGGCGGGGATATTTTCCTGGTTGCTGGGCGGTTTCGCCGTGTTGCTACTGGGCATCGTTTACTGCGAACTGGGCGCCGCCCTACCGCGTGCCGGCGGCGTGGTGCGCTACCCGGTTTACTCCCACGGGCCGTTGCTCGGTTACCTGATGGGCTTCATCACCCTGATCGCGTTTTCCAGTCTGGTGGCGATCGAAGTGGTTGCCTCGCGCCAATACGCCGCGGCGTGGTTTCCCGGGCTGACCAAGACCGGCACCGGTGATCCGACACTGCTCGGCTGGCTGGTGCAGTTCGGCCTGCTCTGCCTGTTCTTCGTGCTCAACTACCGCAGCGTGAAGACCTTCGCCAAAGCCAATAATCTGGTGAGCATTTTCAAGTTCATCGTGCCGTTGCTGGTGATCGGTGTGCTGTTCACGTTCTTCAAACCGGAAAACTTCCACGTCCAGGGCTTCGCGCCGTTCGGCTTGTCGGGTGTGGAGATGGCGGTCTCGGCGGGCGGGATCATCTTCGCGTATCTGGGCCTTACGCCGATCATCTCGGTGGCCAGCGAAGTGAAGAATCCACAGCGCACGATTCCCATCGCGCTGATCCTCTCGGTGCTGCTCTCGACCCTGATTTATGTGCTGCTGCAAATGGCTTTTCTCGGTGGCATCCCGACCGAAATGCTCGCCAACGGCTGGGCCGGTGTGAGCAAGGAATTTGCCCTGCCGTATCGCGACATCGCGCTGGCGCTCGGTGTGGGTTGGTTGGCGTATCTGGTGGTCGCCGACGCGGTGATTTCACCGAGCGGCTGCGGCAACATCTACATGAACGCCACGCCTCGGGTGATCTACGGCTGGGCGCAGACCGGCACATTCTTCAAGGTGTTCACCCACATCGATGAGAAGTCCGGCATCCCGCGTCCGGCGCTGTGGCTGACGTTTGCGCTGTCGGTGTTCTGGACCCTGCCCTTCCCGTCGTGGGAAGCGTTGATCAACGTGGTTTCCGCCGCACTGGTGTTGAGCTACGCCGTGGCGCCAGTGTCGGTGGCTGCGTTGCGCCGTAATGCGCCGGACATGCCGCGGCCGTTCCGGGTCAAGTGCATGGGCGTGCTCGGACCGGTGTCGTTCATCATCGCTGCACTGATCGTCTACTGGTCGGGCTGGAGCACCGTGTCGTGGCTGCTCGGCCTGCAAATCCTGATGTTTGTCGTCTACCTGCTGTGCGGTCGTTTTGTACCGACTGCGCACCTGAATCTGGCTCGCCAAGTGCGCTCCTCGGCCTGGCTGATCGCCTTCTACGCGGTGACGATCGTGCTGTCGAAACTCGGCACCTTCGGCGGCCTCGGCATCCTCGCCCACCCGTTCGACACCCTCGTCGTCGCTGCTTGTGCGACGGGCATCTATTACTGGGGCGCCGCGACCGGCGTACCGGCACATCTGCTGCACCTTGAGGAT